In the Candidatus Nitrospira nitrosa genome, one interval contains:
- a CDS encoding porin family protein translates to MMKPWKRQIVLTTLALVLAGMLYEGVTKPAAAEGIFDDVNLGLLSIGGRATYFDPKDGDANWFGGGQLRLHPFQFLAVEGSVDYRTTDISSTTVRTFPVQGSALIYPFGTKRLSPFILGGAGWYFTNVEGPHGFDKTQHRFGAHAGVGLQLFLSEHLSLDGTYRHIWLEKIDSKDASLRDKQFQDNGHMVTFGLNLHF, encoded by the coding sequence ATGATGAAACCATGGAAACGACAGATAGTACTGACGACTCTTGCCCTTGTGCTAGCGGGAATGTTGTACGAGGGAGTGACAAAACCAGCTGCGGCGGAGGGGATCTTCGACGACGTGAATCTTGGGCTGCTCTCCATCGGCGGTCGTGCGACATACTTTGATCCCAAAGATGGGGACGCGAACTGGTTCGGCGGAGGCCAGCTTCGCTTGCACCCATTCCAATTTCTCGCCGTCGAAGGTTCTGTCGATTATCGCACGACAGACATCAGCTCCACCACTGTCCGAACCTTTCCCGTTCAAGGGTCCGCCTTGATCTATCCCTTTGGCACCAAACGGCTTTCCCCCTTCATTCTCGGCGGCGCCGGCTGGTACTTCACCAATGTCGAAGGCCCTCATGGTTTCGACAAGACGCAACATCGGTTCGGCGCACATGCCGGAGTCGGCCTGCAGCTCTTTCTCAGCGAACATCTCTCGCTCGACGGCACCTATCGCCATATCTGGCTTGAGAAGATCGACTCAAAGGATGCGTCACTGCGCGATAAGCAATTCCAGGATAACGGGCACATGGTGACCTTCGGGTTAAACTTACATTTCTAG
- a CDS encoding BrnT family toxin — translation MKFEWDPRKAESNLRKHGVSFDEAGSVFLDRLALSGPDPDHSISELRYITFGMSRLGRLLVVSHTYRAAAIRIINARRMTRSERKLYEEG, via the coding sequence ATGAAATTTGAGTGGGATCCGCGCAAAGCCGAGAGCAATCTTCGCAAGCACGGAGTCTCGTTTGACGAAGCAGGTTCGGTCTTTCTGGATCGTCTAGCCCTTTCAGGCCCCGATCCAGATCACTCAATCAGCGAATTGCGGTATATTACCTTTGGGATGTCTCGCTTAGGTCGGTTACTGGTTGTTTCACATACATATCGAGCTGCTGCCATTCGAATCATCAATGCCCGTCGCATGACACGCAGCGAAAGGAAATTATATGAAGAAGGATAA